A region from the Cryptosporangium arvum DSM 44712 genome encodes:
- a CDS encoding MFS transporter, translated as MRTRHHLGFWLIAGAFLTAMAFSTVPTPLYVLYQRRDGFSSFVVTVVFATYAVGVVISLLLAGHISDRVGRKRVLLPALGLELLAALIFLSSAGLPELLLARFVSGLGVGMIAATATAYLSELHALSRPGDGTGRFEMVSTAANIGGLGVGPLVAGALAQYLPAPLHTPYLLFAVLLVLAIIGVGFTKETVDLSSERPAWRPQRIGITGTDRRAYLAAAVTAFTAFAVFGLFNSLAPGFVAGTLHHPSRLLAGVVVFVVFGAAATAQTLTSGLRPAARFGLGVSVEALGLLVLVAGMATGNLAGFLVGGALAGAGSGVVFKSAIGAVISSAAPAARGEALAGLFLIGYLGLIVPSLALGVTTRFVDATTAMYWFTGALLFLLATGAWLHGAESPRRLVTTSGSVLGK; from the coding sequence ATGCGAACAAGGCACCACCTTGGGTTCTGGCTCATCGCCGGCGCGTTCCTCACCGCCATGGCGTTCTCCACCGTGCCGACCCCGCTCTACGTCCTCTACCAGCGCCGAGACGGCTTCTCGTCGTTCGTCGTCACGGTGGTGTTCGCGACCTACGCGGTCGGCGTCGTGATCAGCCTGCTCCTCGCCGGGCACATCTCGGACCGGGTCGGGCGCAAGCGCGTTCTCCTGCCGGCCCTGGGCCTCGAACTTCTCGCGGCGCTGATCTTCCTGTCCTCGGCCGGGCTCCCCGAGCTGCTGCTCGCGCGCTTCGTGTCCGGGCTCGGCGTCGGCATGATCGCGGCGACGGCGACCGCCTACTTGAGCGAGCTCCACGCGCTGAGCCGCCCCGGTGACGGGACCGGCCGGTTCGAGATGGTCTCGACCGCGGCGAACATCGGTGGGCTCGGCGTCGGACCGCTGGTGGCCGGTGCGCTCGCGCAGTACCTGCCGGCGCCCCTGCACACGCCGTACCTGTTGTTCGCGGTGTTGCTGGTGCTGGCGATCATCGGGGTCGGGTTCACGAAGGAGACCGTCGACCTGTCGTCGGAGCGGCCGGCCTGGCGTCCGCAGCGGATCGGGATCACCGGCACCGACCGGCGGGCGTACCTCGCGGCGGCGGTCACCGCGTTCACCGCGTTCGCGGTCTTCGGGCTGTTCAACTCGCTCGCGCCGGGGTTCGTCGCCGGAACGCTGCACCACCCGAGCCGGCTGCTCGCCGGCGTCGTCGTCTTCGTGGTGTTCGGGGCCGCGGCCACGGCCCAGACGCTCACCAGCGGTCTGCGTCCGGCGGCGCGGTTCGGGCTCGGTGTGAGCGTCGAGGCGCTCGGGCTGCTGGTGCTGGTCGCCGGTATGGCCACCGGGAACCTCGCGGGATTCCTGGTCGGCGGGGCGCTGGCCGGTGCCGGCAGTGGCGTCGTGTTCAAGTCGGCGATCGGAGCGGTCATCTCGTCGGCGGCCCCGGCCGCCCGCGGTGAGGCGCTGGCCGGCTTGTTCCTGATCGGCTACCTGGGGCTGATCGTCCCGTCGCTGGCCCTCGGCGTCACCACCCGGTTCGTCGACGCCACCACGGCGATGTACTGGTTCACCGGTGCGCTGCTCTTCCTGCTGGCCACCGGCGCCTGGCTGCACGGCGCCGAGTCGCCCCGCCGCCTGGTGACCACGTCAGGGAGTGTGCTGGGGAAGTAG
- a CDS encoding DUF1707 SHOCT-like domain-containing protein: MATLPEPTSRPDTDPASGRLSAPVSPAPPPEAPQAPVASSSFAAPEPSAPAAPEASAPPAAPEPQAAPAPAFEPLAAEPLAPPAPAFPESATAPSAPGAEAAVPPAPTSGPGAGAPGRMDMRASNTDRERVAAALHEAATEGRIDLHELDARLAQVYSARTYGELIPLTRDIPMPRAEFTPEPTTNTAAHPVLPPSTWAAAVMSGFKRSGPWTVPEKFECIAFWGGGEVDLREAVFTSSTVTIRAVAIMGGIEITVPENATVHVNGIGIMGGFDDNATGPGVPGAPVIIVTGLSFWGGVDVKRKPPKAEIERRRLERKRLKADKRNRRDLDD; encoded by the coding sequence GTGGCCACGCTTCCGGAACCCACCTCGCGCCCGGATACCGACCCGGCCTCCGGCCGGCTCTCGGCACCGGTATCACCCGCCCCGCCGCCCGAAGCCCCGCAGGCACCGGTAGCCTCGTCGTCGTTCGCCGCTCCCGAGCCGTCGGCTCCCGCCGCTCCCGAGGCGTCAGCTCCGCCCGCTGCCCCGGAGCCGCAGGCGGCGCCGGCGCCCGCCTTCGAGCCGCTGGCGGCCGAGCCGTTGGCTCCGCCGGCCCCGGCCTTCCCGGAATCGGCCACCGCTCCGTCGGCGCCGGGCGCGGAGGCGGCGGTTCCCCCGGCGCCCACGTCGGGCCCGGGCGCCGGGGCGCCGGGGCGGATGGACATGCGTGCGTCCAACACGGACCGGGAACGGGTGGCCGCGGCCCTGCACGAGGCCGCCACCGAAGGCCGCATCGACCTCCACGAACTCGACGCCCGCCTCGCGCAGGTCTACTCGGCCCGCACCTACGGTGAGCTGATCCCGCTCACCCGGGACATCCCGATGCCGCGCGCGGAGTTCACCCCGGAACCGACCACGAACACCGCCGCGCACCCGGTGCTCCCGCCCTCCACCTGGGCGGCCGCGGTGATGAGCGGCTTCAAGCGCTCCGGTCCATGGACCGTGCCCGAGAAGTTCGAGTGCATCGCCTTCTGGGGCGGCGGCGAGGTGGACCTCCGGGAAGCCGTGTTCACCAGCTCCACGGTGACGATCCGCGCGGTGGCGATCATGGGCGGCATCGAGATCACCGTGCCGGAGAACGCGACCGTGCACGTCAACGGCATCGGCATCATGGGCGGTTTCGACGACAACGCGACCGGGCCCGGCGTACCCGGCGCCCCGGTCATCATCGTCACGGGCCTGTCGTTCTGGGGCGGCGTCGACGTGAAGCGCAAGCCTCCGAAGGCCGAGATCGAACGCCGCCGCCTGGAACGCAAGCGCCTCAAAGCCGACAAGCGAAACCGCCGCGACCTCGACGACTAA
- a CDS encoding TIGR03620 family F420-dependent LLM class oxidoreductase: protein MIGVWLAPAPFLTSTIAEQRTAFARIEELGYHSLWTGEPAPAAATVAPAREIFSHHAIALAATDRLVVGSGIANVAARGPATMRGAAATLAEAFPGRYVLGLGGAAGPSALRAYLDEFDAVPLLPDVRYPRVLAALGPKALGLAAERADGVHPFLQPVAHTRVARDAVGPGALVVPHQAAVLETDPDAARARLRAVFGRMPAADNPYVRSYRRLGYGDDDLVAGYSDRLVDDLLAWGDEAAIAARLHAHREAGADEVLVQPFAESLSDVLRVLERLAGELFGR from the coding sequence GTGATCGGCGTCTGGCTGGCCCCCGCTCCGTTCCTCACTTCGACGATCGCCGAGCAGCGGACGGCGTTCGCGCGAATCGAGGAGCTCGGTTACCACTCGCTCTGGACCGGCGAACCCGCCCCGGCCGCGGCCACGGTCGCGCCGGCCAGGGAGATCTTCAGCCACCATGCGATCGCCCTCGCCGCGACCGACCGGCTGGTCGTCGGCAGCGGCATCGCGAACGTCGCGGCCCGTGGTCCGGCGACGATGCGCGGTGCCGCCGCCACACTGGCCGAGGCCTTCCCCGGCCGGTACGTGCTCGGCCTCGGCGGCGCGGCCGGTCCGAGCGCGCTCCGGGCCTACCTCGACGAGTTCGACGCCGTTCCGCTGCTGCCGGACGTCCGGTACCCCCGGGTGCTCGCGGCGCTCGGGCCGAAAGCTCTCGGGCTGGCCGCCGAGCGCGCGGACGGGGTCCACCCGTTCCTGCAACCGGTGGCGCACACCCGGGTCGCCCGGGACGCGGTCGGGCCCGGAGCGCTCGTGGTACCGCACCAGGCCGCGGTGCTGGAGACCGACCCGGACGCCGCCCGCGCCCGCCTCCGCGCGGTGTTCGGGCGGATGCCGGCCGCGGACAATCCGTACGTCCGCAGCTACCGGCGGCTCGGGTACGGCGACGACGACCTCGTGGCCGGATACAGCGACCGGCTGGTCGACGACCTGCTCGCCTGGGGCGACGAGGCCGCGATCGCCGCGCGGCTGCACGCGCACCGGGAAGCGGGCGCCGACGAGGTGCTCGTGCAGCCGTTCGCCGAGTCGCTTTCCGACGTCCTCCGGGTACTCGAACGCCTGGCCGGGGAACTGTTCGGGCGGTGA
- the dinB gene encoding DNA polymerase IV produces the protein MSSEASILHADLDAFYASVEQRDDPRLRGRPVIVGGGVVLAASYEAKACGVRTAMGGRMARALCPQAIVVPPRMSAYSEASRAVFEVFRDTTPLVEGLSIDEAFLDVGGLRKVSGSPADIAARLRVAVRERVGLAITVGVARTKFLAKVASGVAKPDGLLVVESGTELAFLHELPVERLWGVGTVTSAKLRARRIVTVGQVARLGEAYLVSVLGQHAGRHLHALAHNRDPRPVVVGRRRRSMGAQRALGRGPHGTPDLEAALAGLVDRVGRRMRKASRSGRTVTLRLRFDDYTRATRSHTLTRPTSATAVLLGAARDLLAAALPLITERGITLIGVAVGNLDSQGEQLLLPLEGPDDGGLDSALDAVRERFGSSAVTRATLLGRGEGVAVPLLPD, from the coding sequence GTGTCCTCGGAGGCGAGCATCCTGCATGCCGATCTCGACGCGTTCTACGCGTCGGTCGAGCAGCGGGATGATCCGCGCCTGCGTGGGCGCCCGGTGATCGTCGGCGGCGGGGTCGTTCTCGCCGCCAGTTACGAGGCGAAGGCCTGCGGCGTCCGTACCGCGATGGGCGGGCGGATGGCGCGGGCGCTGTGCCCGCAGGCGATCGTCGTCCCGCCGCGGATGAGCGCCTACAGCGAGGCCAGCCGAGCGGTGTTCGAGGTGTTCCGCGACACCACCCCGCTGGTCGAGGGCCTCTCGATCGACGAGGCGTTCCTCGACGTCGGGGGCTTGCGCAAAGTGAGCGGTTCGCCGGCCGACATCGCGGCCCGGCTGCGTGTCGCGGTACGCGAGCGGGTCGGGCTCGCGATCACGGTCGGGGTCGCGCGCACCAAGTTCCTCGCGAAGGTCGCGAGCGGCGTCGCGAAGCCCGACGGGTTGCTCGTCGTGGAGTCCGGCACCGAGCTGGCGTTCCTGCACGAGTTGCCGGTGGAGCGGCTCTGGGGCGTCGGGACGGTGACGTCGGCGAAGCTGCGGGCGCGGCGCATCGTCACGGTCGGGCAGGTGGCGCGGCTCGGCGAGGCGTACCTCGTGTCGGTGCTCGGGCAGCATGCCGGGCGGCACCTGCACGCGCTGGCGCACAACCGTGATCCGCGGCCGGTGGTCGTGGGGCGTCGGCGGCGTTCGATGGGCGCGCAGCGGGCGCTCGGGCGGGGGCCGCACGGCACGCCGGATCTGGAGGCCGCGCTGGCGGGGCTGGTCGACCGGGTGGGTCGCCGGATGCGGAAAGCGTCGCGGTCCGGGCGCACGGTGACGTTGCGGCTGCGCTTCGACGACTACACCCGCGCTACCCGGTCGCACACGCTCACCCGGCCGACGTCGGCGACGGCGGTGTTGCTCGGCGCCGCGCGTGATCTGCTCGCGGCCGCGCTGCCGCTGATCACCGAGCGGGGTATCACGCTGATCGGGGTCGCGGTCGGCAACCTCGACTCGCAGGGGGAGCAGCTGCTGCTGCCGCTGGAGGGCCCCGACGACGGTGGGCTGGACTCCGCGCTCGACGCGGTGCGGGAGCGGTTCGGCTCGTCCGCGGTCACGCGGGCCACGCTGCTGGGGCGCGGCGAGGGCGTTGCGGTTCCGCTGCTGCCGGACTGA
- a CDS encoding YciI family protein: protein MKYVLLIAGDETAAGHANDGCGGWDAEMLARGVLVGGAGLHPPMDATTVRVREGETLLTDGPFAESREQIGGFCLIECADLDEALEIAAKHPAATYGSIEVRPLL from the coding sequence ATGAAGTACGTCCTGCTGATCGCCGGCGACGAGACCGCCGCCGGGCACGCGAACGACGGGTGCGGCGGTTGGGACGCCGAGATGCTCGCCCGCGGTGTGCTCGTCGGCGGCGCCGGCCTGCACCCGCCGATGGACGCGACCACCGTCCGCGTCCGCGAGGGCGAGACGCTGCTGACCGACGGGCCGTTCGCGGAGAGCCGCGAACAGATCGGCGGGTTCTGCCTGATCGAGTGCGCCGACCTGGACGAGGCGCTCGAGATCGCCGCGAAACACCCTGCGGCCACGTACGGCTCCATCGAGGTGCGGCCGCTCCTGTGA
- a CDS encoding maleylpyruvate isomerase family mycothiol-dependent enzyme, protein MIRTLIAAQRVQLADTLTSLPEASWDAPTLCDGWRVREVIAHVAMEFRYPAGRFFWHFALAGFNFHRLNDRRAAADAAALSSAELTASIRDNVHHPWKPPGTGYPTTLTHETVHALDVMVPLGVDWPVPEPTVRAVLDAWDVEHGQKYFGVDLTGVRLCADDLDWSVGDGEPLSGHATDLLLVLAGRKVPAGHLTGASAPRFS, encoded by the coding sequence ATGATCCGCACCCTCATCGCCGCGCAGCGAGTACAGCTCGCCGACACGCTCACGTCGCTCCCCGAAGCGAGCTGGGACGCCCCGACGCTCTGCGACGGCTGGCGCGTCCGCGAGGTGATCGCGCACGTCGCGATGGAGTTCCGCTACCCCGCCGGCCGGTTTTTCTGGCACTTCGCGCTGGCGGGCTTCAACTTCCACCGGCTGAACGACCGCCGCGCGGCCGCCGACGCCGCCGCGCTCTCCAGCGCCGAGCTGACCGCGTCGATCCGCGACAACGTCCACCACCCGTGGAAGCCACCGGGCACCGGGTACCCGACGACGCTCACGCACGAGACCGTGCACGCGCTCGACGTCATGGTGCCGCTCGGCGTGGACTGGCCCGTGCCGGAACCGACGGTGCGCGCGGTGCTGGACGCCTGGGACGTCGAGCACGGCCAGAAGTACTTCGGCGTCGACCTGACCGGCGTCCGGCTGTGCGCCGACGACCTGGACTGGAGCGTCGGCGACGGCGAACCGCTCTCCGGCCACGCCACCGACCTGCTCCTGGTGCTGGCCGGCCGGAAGGTCCCCGCCGGTCACCTGACCGGTGCTTCCGCGCCCCGGTTCAGTTAG
- a CDS encoding LysR family transcriptional regulator, translating into MELRHLEFFVAVAEEQSFTKASTRLRIVQSGVSSAIKALEKDLGAALFDRSGRQIELTDAGAAFLPKARAALDAARDAREAVQEVRGGIRGTLRIGTLTAIDLIDLPALMADYHRRHPAVHLRLSAAPSGSAGLVDSLTEGKLDVTFVSMPGGAPPGIALRDLADAPLDLVVPAAHPLAARESVRLTDFADEPFVDFPDGYGNRAVTDRAFAAAGLQRSVSIEIVNIATGADFVRHGMGVALLPRFLIPGRSDLRSLPVTDADMRWPLSAATSTLRRPSAAARAFLALLPQHTP; encoded by the coding sequence ATGGAGTTGCGTCACCTGGAGTTCTTCGTCGCGGTCGCGGAGGAGCAGAGCTTCACGAAGGCCTCCACGCGTCTGCGGATCGTGCAGTCCGGGGTGTCGTCGGCGATCAAGGCGCTCGAGAAGGACCTGGGGGCCGCGCTGTTCGACCGGTCCGGCCGGCAGATCGAGCTCACCGACGCCGGTGCGGCGTTCCTGCCCAAGGCCCGCGCGGCCCTGGACGCCGCTCGCGACGCCCGCGAGGCCGTGCAGGAGGTCCGCGGGGGCATCCGGGGCACGCTGCGGATCGGCACGCTCACCGCGATCGACCTCATCGATCTGCCCGCGCTGATGGCCGACTACCACCGCCGCCACCCGGCCGTGCACCTGCGGCTCAGCGCGGCACCGTCCGGGTCGGCGGGGCTCGTCGACTCGCTCACCGAGGGAAAGCTCGACGTCACGTTCGTGTCGATGCCCGGGGGCGCGCCGCCCGGCATCGCACTGCGCGATCTCGCCGACGCGCCGCTGGACCTCGTCGTGCCGGCCGCGCACCCGCTCGCGGCCCGGGAGTCGGTGCGGCTCACCGACTTCGCCGACGAGCCGTTCGTCGACTTCCCGGACGGCTACGGCAACCGCGCGGTGACCGACCGCGCGTTCGCCGCCGCCGGGCTGCAGCGTTCGGTGTCGATCGAGATCGTGAACATCGCTACCGGCGCCGACTTCGTCCGCCACGGCATGGGGGTGGCGCTGCTCCCCCGCTTCCTGATCCCCGGGCGGAGCGACCTGCGGTCCCTGCCGGTGACGGACGCGGACATGCGCTGGCCTCTCTCCGCCGCCACGTCCACGCTCCGCCGACCCAGTGCGGCCGCGCGGGCCTTCCTGGCCCTACTTCCCCAGCACACTCCCTGA
- a CDS encoding RNA polymerase sigma factor — protein sequence MTADAVERAFREEWGQIVATLIRVTGDWELAQEAAQDAFAQALARWPAEGVPRNPGAWLTTTARNRAIDRLRREAVGATKLRELAREPVDEPAGYDVADDRLRLMFTCCHPALALDARVALTLRTLAGLSVPEIARAFLTSEAALAKRLVRARQKIKHAGIPYRVPPAHLLPSRTPAVLAVLYLLFTEGYAATAGTELVRRPLTGEAIRLARLLRDLMPDEPEAAGLLALMLFHDSRSSARVDADGELVPLDEQDRSTWDAAGIAEAERLLETAGGSGPYVIQAAIAACHATAPTAADTDWRQIAVLYGALREQVPSPVVALNQAVAVGMAYGPRVGLALLDDLGDALADYPLHPAVRADFLRRLGRTTEAADAYREAIRKAATEPERKFLRRRLSSVGGGRSSVG from the coding sequence GTGACCGCGGACGCCGTCGAGCGCGCGTTCCGCGAGGAGTGGGGGCAGATCGTCGCCACGCTCATCCGGGTGACCGGGGACTGGGAGCTCGCCCAAGAGGCCGCGCAGGACGCGTTCGCGCAGGCGCTGGCGCGGTGGCCCGCCGAGGGGGTGCCGCGCAACCCCGGCGCGTGGCTCACCACGACCGCCCGCAACCGCGCGATCGACCGGTTGCGGCGGGAGGCCGTCGGAGCGACCAAGCTCCGCGAACTGGCGCGGGAACCGGTCGACGAACCGGCCGGGTACGACGTGGCCGACGACCGGCTCCGACTGATGTTCACCTGCTGTCATCCCGCGCTCGCCCTCGACGCCCGGGTGGCGCTGACGTTGCGGACGCTCGCGGGCCTGTCGGTGCCGGAGATCGCGCGGGCCTTCCTCACCTCGGAGGCCGCGCTGGCCAAGCGTCTGGTCCGCGCGCGGCAGAAGATCAAGCACGCCGGTATCCCGTACCGCGTGCCGCCCGCGCATCTCCTGCCGTCGCGGACGCCGGCCGTGCTCGCGGTGCTGTACCTGCTGTTCACCGAGGGCTACGCGGCCACCGCGGGGACCGAACTCGTGCGCCGCCCGCTGACCGGCGAGGCGATCCGGCTGGCCCGGCTGCTGCGCGACCTGATGCCCGACGAACCCGAGGCCGCCGGCCTGCTGGCCCTGATGCTCTTCCACGATTCCCGCTCGTCGGCGCGGGTCGACGCCGACGGCGAGCTGGTGCCGCTGGACGAACAGGACCGCTCCACCTGGGACGCCGCCGGGATCGCCGAAGCCGAACGCCTTCTCGAGACCGCCGGTGGCTCCGGGCCGTACGTCATCCAGGCGGCGATCGCGGCGTGCCACGCGACGGCGCCGACCGCGGCGGACACGGACTGGCGGCAGATCGCGGTGCTCTACGGGGCGCTGCGCGAACAGGTGCCCTCGCCGGTCGTCGCGCTCAACCAGGCGGTCGCGGTCGGCATGGCCTACGGTCCGCGGGTCGGGCTCGCGCTCCTCGACGACCTCGGCGACGCGCTCGCGGACTACCCGCTCCACCCGGCCGTCCGCGCCGACTTCCTCCGGCGTCTGGGCCGCACGACCGAAGCCGCCGACGCCTACCGCGAGGCGATCCGGAAGGCCGCGACCGAACCGGAGCGGAAATTTCTCCGGCGGCGCCTGTCCTCGGTGGGCGGTGGCCGTTCGTCGGTGGGGTGA
- a CDS encoding LLM class flavin-dependent oxidoreductase: protein MTTLGVVFRPQVPPERLRAVARAADDAGLEELWLWEDCFWQSGIAGAAAALSATERLRVGIGLMPVPFRNPVLATLEVATLERMFPGRFLPGFGHGVQDWMGQVGARAASPLTLLRENVDAMRALLRGEELSVSGRYVKLDKVKLDYPPEQAPPILVGAVGPKTLRLAGEHADGTILDSQKTVSDVREAVAMIGEGRAAAGRTDPHSIVYMGVAVTGPDAEARLQAELDYWKYDPASGLGVAGGAEAFAAEAAKFAGAGADTMIFQPPADEPDLEGYVRFVAQEVRPLVG, encoded by the coding sequence ATGACAACACTTGGCGTCGTTTTCCGTCCTCAAGTACCCCCGGAGCGGCTGCGCGCGGTGGCCCGTGCGGCGGACGACGCCGGCCTCGAAGAGCTCTGGCTCTGGGAGGACTGCTTCTGGCAGAGCGGTATCGCCGGAGCCGCGGCGGCGCTGTCGGCGACCGAGCGGCTGCGTGTCGGCATCGGCCTGATGCCCGTCCCGTTCCGTAACCCGGTCCTGGCCACGCTGGAGGTGGCCACCCTCGAGCGGATGTTCCCCGGCCGCTTCCTGCCGGGCTTCGGTCACGGCGTCCAGGACTGGATGGGCCAGGTCGGCGCACGGGCGGCCTCGCCGTTGACCCTGCTCCGCGAGAACGTCGACGCGATGCGCGCGCTGCTGCGGGGTGAGGAGCTCAGCGTTTCCGGCCGGTACGTGAAGCTGGACAAGGTCAAGCTCGACTACCCGCCGGAGCAGGCGCCGCCGATCCTGGTCGGTGCGGTCGGGCCGAAGACCCTGCGGCTGGCCGGCGAGCACGCCGACGGCACGATCCTCGACAGCCAGAAGACGGTCTCCGACGTGCGGGAGGCGGTCGCGATGATCGGCGAGGGGCGGGCCGCGGCCGGTCGCACCGACCCCCACTCGATCGTGTACATGGGCGTGGCGGTGACCGGTCCGGATGCCGAGGCCCGGCTGCAGGCCGAGCTCGACTACTGGAAGTACGACCCGGCGTCGGGGCTCGGGGTGGCCGGCGGCGCCGAGGCGTTCGCGGCCGAGGCGGCCAAGTTCGCCGGGGCCGGCGCGGACACGATGATCTTCCAGCCGCCCGCCGACGAGCCCGACCTGGAAGGGTACGTCCGCTTCGTGGCGCAGGAAGTTCGTCCGCTGGTTGGATGA
- a CDS encoding alpha-1,6-glucosidase domain-containing protein: protein MDVDLARAAARWISTDRIVWRPADRVRLHTAPRGGLAVTGGRVTGGTGVDLLPGLRVPDLPVRELLTGQLVVAAYDADDELVDATGVQIAGVLDDLYAGAATRTLGPVWRDGVPSLSLWAPTAKSVAVRIGDGVHPMRRDGDGVWTVTGEPTWKDRDYRFDVEVFVPETGRVEHNRVTDPYSIGLAVNSTHSRLVDLGEWTGTPSPPGPDRAIYELHVRDFSIGDTSVPPEHRGTYLAFTHPDSVGMTHLARLARAGLTTVHLLPVADFSSVDDVRSAGPGDLHGFAPDGAEQQERVTAVADEDGFNWGYDPLHWTVPEGSYAVDPDARTAEVRAMVDALHRVGLRVVLDVVYNHTATAGQGGTNNLDRIVPGYYHRLDDTGVVYTSTCCPNTATEHTMAGKLLIDSVLTWARAYGVDGFRFDLMGHHPRALLVELRERYDGLLYGEGWDFGEVAGNALFVNASQANMVGTGVSTFDDSLRDAVRGGSPFDDDPRVQGFASGLFTDPNGVSPSSRDQLSALQDRIRSGLTNADAVTYVDAHDNLTLYDALTYKLPPTTSMADRIRMNTLALALTAVGPGLTFWHAGVESLRSKSFDADSYNSGDWFNVYDPTGVTHGFGRGLPPAAKNAAWWKYARPLLADAALRPTAEDVEAATASAETLLRLRASTPLFRLRDPGSVSFPASAPGVIVMMIDDRPGSTGTALVVVFNATPFATTQFVPAAAGADFALHPVQASGPDPVVRTASFVVGSGAFTVPARTAAVFVADAGPRG, encoded by the coding sequence ATGGACGTCGATCTGGCCCGCGCCGCGGCCCGCTGGATCTCCACCGACCGGATCGTCTGGAGACCGGCTGACCGCGTACGCCTGCACACCGCTCCGCGCGGCGGCCTTGCGGTGACCGGCGGCCGCGTCACCGGCGGCACCGGCGTCGACCTGCTCCCCGGCCTGCGGGTGCCCGACCTGCCGGTGCGTGAGCTGCTGACCGGCCAGCTGGTCGTCGCCGCCTACGACGCCGACGACGAACTCGTCGACGCGACCGGCGTGCAGATCGCCGGTGTGCTCGACGACCTGTACGCGGGGGCCGCGACACGCACGCTCGGCCCGGTCTGGCGCGACGGCGTCCCGTCGCTCTCGCTGTGGGCCCCGACCGCGAAGAGCGTCGCCGTCCGGATCGGCGACGGGGTCCACCCGATGCGCCGGGACGGCGACGGCGTCTGGACCGTGACCGGGGAGCCCACGTGGAAGGACCGTGACTACCGGTTCGACGTCGAGGTGTTCGTGCCGGAGACCGGGCGGGTGGAGCACAACCGGGTGACCGATCCGTATTCGATCGGTCTAGCGGTCAACTCGACCCACAGCCGGCTGGTCGACCTCGGTGAGTGGACCGGCACCCCGTCGCCGCCCGGCCCCGACCGGGCGATCTACGAACTACACGTCCGCGACTTCTCGATCGGCGACACGTCGGTGCCGCCCGAGCACCGCGGTACCTACCTCGCGTTCACCCACCCCGACTCGGTCGGCATGACCCACCTGGCCCGGCTGGCGCGCGCCGGGCTCACCACCGTGCACCTGCTGCCGGTGGCGGACTTCTCCTCGGTGGACGACGTGCGCTCGGCCGGACCCGGCGATCTGCACGGTTTCGCTCCCGACGGCGCCGAGCAGCAGGAACGCGTCACCGCGGTGGCCGACGAGGACGGCTTCAACTGGGGCTACGACCCGCTGCACTGGACGGTTCCGGAGGGCTCGTACGCCGTCGATCCCGACGCCCGCACCGCGGAGGTGCGCGCGATGGTCGACGCGCTGCACCGCGTCGGGCTGCGTGTGGTTCTGGACGTCGTCTACAACCACACGGCCACCGCCGGACAGGGTGGCACCAACAACCTCGACCGGATCGTGCCCGGCTACTACCACCGTCTCGACGACACCGGCGTCGTGTACACGTCCACGTGCTGCCCGAACACGGCCACCGAGCACACGATGGCGGGCAAGCTCCTGATCGACTCGGTGCTCACCTGGGCGCGCGCCTACGGCGTCGACGGGTTCCGGTTCGACCTCATGGGCCACCACCCGCGGGCGCTGCTGGTGGAGCTCCGGGAGCGCTACGACGGGCTCCTGTACGGCGAGGGCTGGGATTTCGGCGAGGTCGCCGGCAACGCGCTGTTCGTCAACGCCTCGCAGGCCAACATGGTGGGCACCGGGGTCAGCACGTTCGACGACTCGCTGCGTGACGCCGTCCGGGGCGGTTCCCCGTTCGACGACGACCCGCGCGTCCAGGGCTTCGCCAGCGGTCTGTTCACCGATCCGAACGGGGTGTCGCCGTCGTCCCGGGACCAACTGTCCGCGCTGCAGGACCGGATCCGGAGCGGGCTGACGAACGCCGACGCGGTCACCTACGTCGACGCGCACGATAACCTCACCCTGTACGACGCGCTCACCTACAAGCTGCCGCCGACGACGAGCATGGCCGACCGGATCCGGATGAACACGCTGGCGCTGGCGCTGACCGCGGTCGGGCCGGGGCTGACGTTCTGGCACGCGGGGGTCGAGTCGCTGCGCAGCAAGTCGTTCGACGCCGACAGCTACAACTCCGGCGACTGGTTCAACGTCTACGACCCGACCGGGGTGACACATGGTTTCGGCCGCGGTCTGCCGCCGGCCGCGAAGAACGCCGCGTGGTGGAAGTACGCGCGCCCGCTGCTCGCCGACGCGGCGCTGCGTCCCACCGCCGAGGACGTCGAGGCCGCGACTGCGTCCGCCGAGACGCTGTTGCGGTTGCGTGCGTCGACGCCGCTGTTCCGGCTGCGCGACCCCGGCTCGGTGTCGTTCCCGGCGTCGGCGCCGGGGGTGATCGTGATGATGATCGACGACCGTCCGGGCTCCACCGGGACGGCGCTCGTGGTGGTGTTCAACGCGACGCCGTTCGCGACCACGCAGTTCGTGCCGGCCGCAGCCGGGGCGGACTTCGCGCTGCACCCGGTGCAGGCGTCCGGGCCGGACCCGGTGGTCCGCACCGCGTCGTTCGTGGTCGGCTCGGGCGCGTTCACGGTGCCCGCCCGTACGGCGGCCGTCTTCGTTGCCGACGCCGGTCCGCGCGGCTGA